In Aspergillus nidulans FGSC A4 chromosome II, the genomic stretch CCAGTGATAAATCACGTATTCCCGCATGGTGCGACAGGATTCTGTGGAAAGGACCAGATCTGCGACAAAGCGGCTATGGTGCTTCAGACATGCGACTTTCCGACCATCGTCCTGTATGGGCAACCTTCACATGCACAATTAGCATCGTTGATGAGACTCGGAAAGAGAGTTTGAGGCAGTCGCTCCACGCTCAACAATGGAGTAAATCCCAAACGGTTGGAACCCAAATAACTCAATCAATGCGCACAGACGATAATGTCCTCATACCCGTCGAACCTACCGCTACCGGGCTTCCTCCACCTAGCTCGGAGCACCGTAAATGGTGGCTAGATAATGGTCTGTGTTGTGTTATCATATTTCATACATAAAACTAATGTTTCCAGGTGCTCCCGTAAAATCATCTATACGGCCCCCTGCCAAGGACTATATACTGAATGAGCACCGGACTTCAAACCCTTTCTCATATAGCGAAAGCGAAAAACTTGAATGGGTTCCCATTGTTGCGACGCAAAGGAAGTTTATGGTTACCGGTGGTGCCATTTCTAGGAAGCCTCTAGTTCCACCCAGAAGTGCAGCAGCTTCAGTGTCGCCTCGGTCTCTGCAAAATAAGCCCCTAAAAGCAGAAGAGCATCAAAAAGCTTATTCGCCGCCGATACCTGCGAAGCCCAGCTCGCTCGCTTTGAATCAATCAACACCATTGCCGCGCCAATCCGCCAGTGCATGCGGCGATGCCACACTTCCGATTGCCTCAGGGTCATCGTTACCGACAGCACTACTAGATGATGATGTCAATGTGGAGTTCAATTGGCAGCCTCTCCTTCGATGAAACACGTTGACGCAGTTGATATTCTTATGATTTGAAGTTCAAATGCAGTTCCAGAACTCACGTGGTAAATAATAGGAACACTGCCCGTCTAATGTTCAAAGAAGGATGAGTTGCAAAACATAATATCAGGATCGTAGCCTGAAACCGGCTTGAGCTGAATATAAAGaaaacatatatatatatatacatatacaaACGCGCGCTTTGCAAGAGGAACTCGCTTCCAACGATCTATGGGTATATCAGCAGGATAGTTGCACCCTCAAAATacttctccaactccgaAGTATGAAAGTTCTTGTTTTGATACTCCCTAATAGAAACTCCCTGTAAAAGAAGGATGCATCGCCAGGCATGAGAAACCAATCCCGTTTCAACGAGAGGAAAAGTCATGCCCGTCTAAAGCAGACAAACCTGATTAAGGAAAGCTCAAGATGATATATTGAAGGAGCTGGACCCTATCAGACAACACGCAATACAGCGTGGTCGGCCGCTTTAGGCTTTTTTCCCGCTTTTAAAGCCTGCTTCTTAAACCGCGCTGGGCCTCCAACCATCCACACAGCAAATGGGCTGGGATCGCCGGGTTTTGGCCGTGCTTTCTTGGCGCCTGAAAACGTTAGCATGAGCCACTAGCTAAAATCATACATTTGCAGGATTCACAAACACACCTGATTTCTTTGCCGGCTCAGCAGGTGCGGCATCGCTCGGCGGGGCTGCGCTACCTTCAGAGGTGCCGCCACCAGCAGGCGGAGCTGGCTCCTCTTTAGGTTTTTCCGGTATTGGCCACATATGCATAGTGATGGTCCAGTCGGGCTCGAGGACAGTCTCCCATACTTGTGGGAGTATGATGTCGCCATTGGGACCAATTAAATCATAATGTCCTTCTGCAACATGAGGTCCTATCACCTCAATGTGAAGAAAAGCTTGTTTGATGAGTTCCTCCATGCCCTTGATCCGAGTGAGTCATAAGATATACTCAATCAAAGGCGGGGATGCTTACCTTCCAGGTGCGGCACAGATCAAAGGGAAAATTGAATTTCCTACCCAGAGCGTCCTTGAACTTGATGGGTGGTTTCTTGTCTGGAGGTTTACTGGCTGCCACTGCAGCCGCAATTTTCTCTTGTACGTCCGCGGTCGCCTTCTCAGTGGCTTCGGCAGCTGCTGCGTCAGCAGctttcgccgccgcctcttctgcctctttctttgccttaGCTGCCTCTTCGGCAGCTTTTTTCTCAGCCTCCGCTTtagcaagagcagcagcctcctcgacgagcttcttctcgtGAGCAGCACGTTGtttcttctcagcctccgcaGCCGCCTCAGCATCCGCGGCAGCCTTCGCCGCAGCTTCACGCGCATCGCGGGCTTCGCGTTCCGTTCTCTCATCCAATATCAATTTTTCAAGCCTGGCTATCGCCTCATCCTTTGCAGGATCTACGGGCGCGGGAGCGGGCGCGGGAGCGGGCGTAGGCTCTGGGGAGACTGGCGCTGCAGCGGATTCAGCTTGGCTGGGAGGCGATGGTGCGCTGGCATAAGGATTGAAGTAGGGAGGCATCATTCCGGGAACCATAGCGTAGGGTTCCCGGAAGGGGTAAAATCCCCCTGCACCGTACGTAACCAGGTCATGATGATTCATTTGAGGTCCGCCATATGGGGGGGCACCATGCGAGGGACCATGAGGTGGAAAAGGATGTTGAGCTAGATTGTGACCGTCGCTTCGAAGTGGCCCTGCTGCTACCGCATGTCCGTGCTCATGCATGTATAATGGAGGCATGCCGTGAGGTTGTTGCATGGGATGATTGTACCCGTAAAATGGATGGCCGTACTGATTCGAGGGCGCAACCTGGCTATGAGCTCCAACTCTAATCAACTGGTCTGATGGAGGGTGTTGACCAGTTGGGGGTACGAATGGAGCATGTGGCACCGCACTATTCGGATAAACATATGATGGCCCAGGCGAAGGGCTGTGCGCATGGCCTGAGCCTTGCGCGAGTGATGGCCAATACCGTTCCTGGGATCTATACCGCTCCTGAGACCTACGGCGATACAAGTCACCATATTCCTCGGCCGAGTCCATGCTTTCTGGTGAATCAGGCGAATGGTGACGACGGGATCGGCGGTGAAAGGACTCTCGTTCTGGAACGATCTGATGCCTCGCTGAGCGTCGGCGGCTTGTAGATGTGGACGGCGGATGGATTGGGTTACGACTTCGAGTCCGGTAGGATGTTCGGTTTCGAGAGGCTGAGTCTGATGGCTTCAGTTCATAGGGATAAGGTAAATTCGTCCATTCATCATATAGATCATGATACCCATGGCTTTCTGCTTCAGAAGGTGGCGAAACCTGAACTCCCGAGGagtcctcttcgtctgtGAAGGAAGAGTCGTCCGAGTCGTGTTGACTGGGAGCGATTGTGATGTTGAACCTGCTTAGCAGATCGTGAGTATTGAGCGATGCTGATGAGATCCTACGTGACGCACGTCATTGATGTTACTTTCAAAATTTCGGAGCTGGCTCTGAGGTAAGAAAAGCTGGGTAGTTGAATCAAGCCCTCGTGTCCGTAAGCGGCGTTTATTGGCGCAATTCGGCTTGTGGTGAGGGGAAAGCGCTCAGAGATATATCGTCACAAATAAAGCTTCGTTTTCGGCATCAAGTTCATGAATGGATTTTCGAGTCTGATCAAGCCTGCACTTTCAGTCAATGCTGAACTCTTTAATCCAGAGGCAAGGCGGGGTAAGAATGATAGAGCAGCAAGGAATTGTcacaagaggaagagaagtcACGAGATAATCAAGGTTTTTGGGTTTGTGAAATATATAAACCGCGACGAGGGGGGCAGTAAATAATAGCCAAGGGAATACCGTCAGGTAGTTGACGGCCTGATGATTCACAGTTGGGCCCTTCATAAGAGTTTGGGCATGGGCTTACCTTGAGCAGAAATCCCTATCAGCGATTATTATGGGACTTTCTTGTCAGGCTGAACTGTCAAGctatttttctttcgttCTCATTCCGTTTTTGTGCTTTTTTTTCGCCTCTCTTGTTATTGTGCAGAGAGACAGGGTCGAGAATGATGAACCTTTGACGGCTAGAGTACCTAAGTACTACCTAAACCTGCTGCCCAATGCCCAATCAACATTCGATCTGCGGAGGCTGTCTCAGAAATTCTACCAGTCAACCACAACAACCTTTGACTTCATTTGATCAAGTGATTGGGTTCATTCTCTCAAGGCCTACTAGAACATTAGCCTGAATCGGCAATTGACACTTCCAACGATAATCCGGCGGAGCAGATACAGTTTCTTCATATAGTAACTAGCCACCTTCTCGGAGTACATAAAGGTCTCAATGACCAGTTATGAACCATGCATCCCTCTGCGGCCTCTGTAAATTATGCAGTGCAGATTATGCGAGCATCATACTGCatattgctgttgctgcattGTTCTCGCAGCTTCTACGTCGAAGTCACCTCCATAGTTGTAACGTGGAGTTGCGAGGATACGCGAAACCACATACTTAACAACTATACCTGAATGTGCTCACCAAGCAAATATGGCGACATTCTCCCCCGGCTCAAGGACTCATCTAATCTATTGCCGTAAAATCCTATCTGCTGGCCACTGGCGGGGCCCGTAACTATCGTCGTCTAGTAAACATACTCTACTGTAAGGCGCAAATTTGAAGACCCGCAATCAGCCACCGAGCCTTCAGAAACGTCATATTATACTAGTACAAGGTATCCTGCGTCTTATCACAGTCCAAATCGCCCCGTCACTCTTCAAGTCGTACGCTTTGAGACATTCAGGCTACGAGGCATCTACGTCACGCGGTCGGGGGGAAAGGTCCGAGGCCCACGGCGGAGAGATAAGCTTGTCGATATGAGTGACAGCAGCTTGGTTGAGAAATACTGCTTTTAGAAGTAATCATTCTGGACCGTCTACCCGACGCGATTTCCCAATTGTTGGCAACGGTATGTGAGGTATTTTGAAACAATAGACTGGATCTCAGTGCGTCTCCCAAGGTTATCTCCCTAAGGTAGACTACCCCTGTGTCTGTGTGTCTGCGCTTCGCGGAAGCAGTTCGTTTCCCCAACGTGGCCTCTCCGACTTCCTGCCCAGGCGCAATTGAATCGTCAATTCCTGCGCACTACTAAACGCAGATTCCAACTCAATTAGAACACGCTTAACAGCTCTCTTGTTACCGGTGTATTCAAGCATTTGCAATAAGCTCAAAGCAGTTATCACCATGGTACGTTCCTACCTAGTTATTTCCCAACTACACGGTTCTTTACATATATATAGGAAATGCTGACCTAGCCTACTAGACTCAGACGCCACAGCAAAGGAGAGCTAACGAGAAGTTTGCAAAACATGAAGCTTCTAAACGTGGAAAGCCAAAAACGACTACGACCAAACACAACACGAAGCCTTCGCTATCAACGGGTTGGGTTGGTATGTCTCAGTCAATCCTAGGCAACTGGTACAATACGCTAAAACACTCATagttcttcttgcctttgttgtctgCGGTGGACTTGTATTTGAGTTGCTGAGGATCGTTCCACAATTGTGGTCCGCAATCGCGTCTGTTTTCAACCGACTGCTGGCGTAGATGCTCCTTTCTCTCAGACTGGCTCTGCGAAGCAACAGCTGGCTTATAAAATTATTTATGCATTTGCACCTCTATGCCTTGTTAGGGGTGAAATAAATGCTACTCTCCGAAAGACCGGCAAATATCCAGCCGTCACTATGACTGAGCCCTACGTGAACAGAGGCGGGTCGGACCCTTGAACCTCTGAAGCCCAGCTGAGTACAAGGAAGGCATCGATTAAAAATGGCATATCTTGAAAGTAAACTCTGTGTATATTTGTCTTCTCAATAGAACTAATCAATCAGCTTAATCTTTAGCCTAATCTTTCGGCATcgccttttcttttccttgtcCTCTTATGCACGGTTGAAGAGCTCTTGCCGTGTTCTGACTGGCTATTTTCCCCCTGTAAGGAATAACCTTTTCGAGTTTTGTTGTGGCTGGTTTTTTTCGGCTTTCTTCGTTTTTTCACAACCATCCCGTCAGAAGGGGCACCTTCGAGTTCTACACGCTCGGACGCTCGTTGCATTTTTAGCCTGATTTTCTCGATTTCCTTCATTGCTGTAGCCATCTCTGCATCATCCTCGGACTTCCCGGGAACCCCATTGGCGTGGGCGAGACCGTCATCCCCCAGAGTTAAGTCCTTAAGGCCGCTAGAGTCGACTTGCAGTAATGCCCTCTTCGCCTTGACGGGCTCGTCAGGAGAACTGAAATCAGCCGTTTCTTCGAGATCAAGTACTTCATCGGCAATAACTTCGTATTTTTTGGGTTGTCCAGCCAGTTTGCCCTGGGAATCATATGACCTTGCTTTGGGTGTAGATTCATCCCCAAGCCCACTAATCTTGAGATCGATTATTGGGATAGAATCGACATCCAGAGCCTCACTGTGGACAGAACCAAACGGCCGCTCCGTCGGTGCCGTTGCATCATTCCGTTCATCAGCACCGATGTAAAACGGGTCCTCTCTGTTGCGTTGTTTCCATTCTAATTTTTGCCGCAAGCTTGCAGCCAATGcttcatcaaggatatctgGATCCTGATATGAGAAGTTCGGCTGTATTTCGATCGTATTGAATCCGCCTTGTTGTTTATGTGGCAACTGTGTGACACCGACGCGGTAAAAGTCATAGGGCTGCGCGTAAAACCCATCTTGGTAACTCTCAAACAGCTTGCGAACGTTGTCGTTGAACGGCACATTCAAACATAGTTGATCTGGTAAGGGGACTTTTCCCTGCGCGTTTGGCGCCACCGGGTTGAGCTCGAGCCCGTAGAACAGACTTGGAATAATCGATGACAGCAAGTATGGCACTTGAGCCTGCTGCGTGCTCGTCTGCATCacatcagcagccaagcGCATGATCTCCAGAAATTCAATAGCCCTTTCCTGTACTTCTAGATCCGGATGAGTCGCGAGGCCTTCGTAAAACTCCACGATCCGCGCCAGGAACAGGGAAACTTCACTTCTCTGTCTCACGTCCCATGTTCCCATATAATCATGAACTATGCGAGCTAGGACTTTTGGGACAGCCTGAACGAAAAGAACAAGGGCTCTTCCAGACAATGACGTGGTAGACACATCGATGAGTGACTGAAGCATCGGACCAGGGGACGAGAGATATTCGGCGTATTCGCCAACGACCCAAGCTAGAGGGCCGAGTACACCATTATATGCAAGAGAAACATTTGCAAACACTGACTGCCTGTTGTCAACGAGTAGCAGGAATTCAGCTGCTCTTGTCGCTTCCATCCGGACATTCTTGACACGAACAGCAATATTTCGCATTTCCAATCCAATTCTGCTTGCTGCATCGTCCCTGGAGCTACTTTCAAACCCTTGGCTCACCGTATGTTCTTCAACTCTTGTGGGAAGATGTTTCACCAGTCGAATTAATACACTGACGTACCATTCAAAATCTGTTAGCCTTGAATAGTTGTCATGAGAACAGATGTCTAAGACGCGGTGCAGGATTTCAACCCGATACTCGTCAGAGATAGGAAAATAGGCAGGATGTTTTCCCAGCTCCCTACGACCGACGTGATTTGCCAACACCGCTACATCTCCGGCATCTGAGGCATCCCCCTTGGGAAAAGTATGTTGAGGTTCCTCGAGCTGACCAATAAGGCGTTCGACAACAGGTTGTAGTGTGTCTCCTGTAACCATTCGAGCCGCCAGCTCTAAAGCCTGCAACCGGATCGAGATATCCGCATCCTCTAGACAATTCATTATGACGTCCTGATGCATCGAAATCAGATGAGGGTGGGATACTACAATCCTGCTAAATGCGAGCAGTGCTACGTACTTGACTGGTATCCGTTAGCACAGCATAGGGATAATAATAGGGAACACTCACGGTTGGGATCGAAATCTGTAACAACCATGCCTCGGAGCTTTGACACGCAAAGATCTGCAATCTCATGCGAGTCTTCAAGcgccccttctccctctaAAATGCCACCTTGAATGATTCCATTAATGCATTCGTAGAGCAATGACATGGCGGTGGTCGTCTGGACTATATTGATAAGCGGCCGGATGAGTTTCCGCACAAGCCGAGGCTCCAGAGGAGTCAATGTTGCAAACTAGGGAAGTTAGCATTACCAAATGCCAAGTGTCCATAAAACAAACTCACAAGTTTTATGATTTTGATTGACATCCAATTGTTACCCCCTTCCACCAAAAGCTCAAAGAACCTTGGCGCAAGTGGGAGGAAATCATGAGGCCTCCGCCATCCAAGCTCGCATACGACATTGAGTACAGCTGTAGTGACACTGCTGTCTTCCGTTTCATCCATCAAACGGTCCTTCAGCCTAGGCCATGCTAGCCTTAAAGCCTCGGGATAAACCAAGGCCAGGCGGTACAAGCATACTACTGCCTTCTTTCGAATTGAAGGACTGGAGTGGGAAATCCTAGATAAGACGTCGGGAAGCAACGACATGGCAAGAGATGGGGTTATGATATTTGGGAGGGTGTTCAACGGAAGGGAGATTATTTGTAGGTTTGAGCAAACCATATCCTGCGAGCATATTTGTTAGTAGCACAGGTATAATTGGAAGCCATATGCTGACCTTTTTGAGTAGGTTGGTAGCAAGCATCAGCACTTCTGTCTCGGGCCTGAAGCTCTGTAAAGCCCCAAGATAACCAACTCTTTTCTGGAGAAACTTGGATGATGACATGACCTCTAGAACATTGAATGATGCCCAGGACATATCATAACCGAACATTTCCAAATATGCTAGCTTCAAAAGGGCCGTGGCCTTTTTGTCTGGGATATGTTTAGCTAAGAGAAGACGTGTACATAGACACCGTAAGAAATAGGCTCACCCATATCCTGAGATCGAATCTCTGCTCTACATTCCCGGAGGCTGTTTTGAATATAGTCTTCCTCAGAACCCTTGTGATTCCTCAGACCTTTTATCAGGTCGTACAACGACTTCTCGAACCTAATCAGAGTCGGGAATAAGATTCAACCAGTGCTAACCGAAAGCAAGTTACTTACATTTTGGGCGAGATTGCTGGTCAGACTACTTCGAGCAGGTAGTCGCTTGACCACTGTAACTTGCATCAAAAAGCGAGGGTAATGTCATTGGGTCCGAGATCCTATAGAGGTTCGTCAGAAGCCATCAGCTCTAGTTAACTTGATTGATGAATACTCACACTTGACCAAAAGCTAGCGAAGAACGCCAGGAAACCAGTATTATGTACATGTAGTCTTCGGTCAGTTGAGATCAGTGCGGAGTACAATCGGAAAGTACGTCAGATTGCGGAGGTGAAAGTCACGGGACAATAAGACAGTAATTAACTTATTTCTTTCATCCATACTTGTTTGATCAGTTTCTTTCTATCTGCTGTATCTCCATAGTCGATATCGAGAACAACACCGCCAGCAATGTCAATGGCTGATTTTCAATTTACTGGCAGTCACAGGTCCAGTCTCAAAGCAGCCCTCCATCGTGCACAGCAAGCCCCTGCCATTCTCGGCCAACGGCCTCCGATCCTGCATCAGGAATCCCCGAGCGATTTCGATTCTCTGGAGAAGCTCTTCTTTGCATGCATACAATCTGCAGACGACAAATCTGCTTTA encodes the following:
- a CDS encoding putative AP-3 complex subunit delta (transcript_id=CADANIAT00004352), with product MDKKATALLKLAYLEMFGYDMSWASFNVLEVMSSSKFLQKRVGYLGALQSFRPETEVLMLATNLLKKDMVCSNLQIISLPLNTLPNIITPSLAMSLLPDVLSRISHSSPSIRKKAVVCLYRLALVYPEALRLAWPRLKDRLMDETEDSSVTTAVLNVVCELGWRRPHDFLPLAPRFFELLVEGGNNWMSIKIIKLFATLTPLEPRLVRKLIRPLINIVQTTTAMSLLYECINGIIQGGILEGEGALEDSHEIADLCVSKLRGMVVTDFDPNLKYVALLAFSRIVVSHPHLISMHQDVIMNCLEDADISIRLQALELAARMVTGDTLQPVVERLIGQLEEPQHTFPKGDASDAGDVAVLANHVGRRELGKHPAYFPISDEYRVEILHRVLDICSHDNYSRLTDFEWYVSVLIRLVKHLPTRVEEHTVSQGFESSSRDDAASRIGLEMRNIAVRVKNVRMEATRAAEFLLLVDNRQSVFANVSLAYNGVLGPLAWVVGEYAEYLSSPGPMLQSLIDVSTTSLSGRALVLFVQAVPKVLARIVHDYMGTWDVRQRSEVSLFLARIVEFYEGLATHPDLEVQERAIEFLEIMRLAADVMQTSTQQAQVPYLLSSIIPSLFYGLELNPVAPNAQGKVPLPDQLCLNVPFNDNVRKLFESYQDGFYAQPYDFYRVGVTQLPHKQQGGFNTIEIQPNFSYQDPDILDEALAASLRQKLEWKQRNREDPFYIGADERNDATAPTERPFGSVHSEALDVDSIPIIDLKISGLGDESTPKARSYDSQGKLAGQPKKYEVIADEVLDLEETADFSSPDEPVKAKRALLQVDSSGLKDLTLGDDGLAHANGVPGKSEDDAEMATAMKEIEKIRLKMQRASERVELEGAPSDGMVVKKRRKPKKTSHNKTRKGYSLQGENSQSEHGKSSSTVHKRTRKRKGDAERLG
- a CDS encoding uncharacterized protein (transcript_id=CADANIAT00004350); its protein translation is MTFNITIAPSQHDSDDSSFTDEEDSSGVQVSPPSEAESHGYHDLYDEWTNLPYPYELKPSDSASRNRTSYRTRSRNPIHPPSTSTSRRRSARHQIVPERESFHRRSRRHHSPDSPESMDSAEEYGDLYRRRSQERYRSQERYWPSLAQGSGHAHSPSPGPSYVYPNSAVPHAPFVPPTGQHPPSDQLIRVGAHSQVAPSNQYGHPFYGYNHPMQQPHGMPPLYMHEHGHAVAAGPLRSDGHNLAQHPFPPHGPSHGAPPYGGPQMNHHDLVTYGAGGFYPFREPYAMVPGMMPPYFNPYASAPSPPSQAESAAAPVSPEPTPAPAPAPAPVDPAKDEAIARLEKLILDERTEREARDAREAAAKAAADAEAAAEAEKKQRAAHEKKLVEEAAALAKAEAEKKAAEEAAKAKKEAEEAAAKAADAAAAEATEKATADVQEKIAAAVAASKPPDKKPPIKFKDALGRKFNFPFDLCRTWKGMEELIKQAFLHIEVIGPHVAEGHYDLIGPNGDIILPQVWETVLEPDWTITMHMWPIPEKPKEEPAPPAGGGTSEGSAAPPSDAAPAEPAKKSGAKKARPKPGDPSPFAVWMVGGPARFKKQALKAGKKPKAADHAVLRVV
- a CDS encoding RAMP4 family protein (transcript_id=CADANIAT00004351), whose protein sequence is MTQTPQQRRANEKFAKHEASKRGKPKTTTTKHNTKPSLSTGWVVLLAFVVCGGLVFELLRIVPQLWSAIASVFNRLLA